GCCGGAGCGGCGGTGCTGGCTGCGAGCTCACGCTTGCCGCCAACGATGTCGCCCTTGTAGATCCAGACCTTGACGCCGATGCGACCGAAGGTGGTCTTGGCCTCGTAGAGGCCGTAGTCGATGTCCGCACGAAGCGTGTGCAGCGGCACACGGCCTTCGCGGTAGAACTCAGACCGGGACATCTCGGCGCCGCCGAGACGACCGGAGCACTGAACGCGAATTCCCTTGACGTTCGGCTGACGCATGGCCGACTGAATGGCCTTGCGCATTGCACGACGGAAAGCGACGCGGTTCGAGAGCTGCTCGGCCACACCCTGTGCGACGAGCTGTGCTTCAGCTTCTGCGTTCTTGACCTCGAGGATGTTCAGCTGAACCTGCTTGCCGGTCAGCTTCTCGAGCTCGGAGCGGATGCGATCGGCTTCGGCGCCGCGGCGGCCGATGACGATGCCCGGACGTGCCGTGTGGATGTCCACGCGAACACGGTCACGGGTGCGCTCGATCTCGACCTTCGCGATTCCCGCGCGCTCCATGCCGGTGGCGAGGAGCTTACGGATCGCGACGTCTTCCTTGACGTACTCCGCGTACTGCTTGTCTGCGTACCAGCGAGACTTCCAGTCGGTGGTGATGCCGAGACGGAAGCCGTGCGGGTTGATTTTCTGGCCCACTACTGAGCACTTCCCTTCCGGCGATTACGGGTCGATGTTCCGGACTTCGGCAGGCTCTCCACGATCACGGTGATGTGACTGGTGCGCTTGCGAATACGGAACGCACGTCCCTGTGCACGCGGCTGGAACCGCTTGAGGGTCGCGCCCTCGTCCACGAACGCCGTCGCGACGACAAGCGTGCTCGGGTCGAGGTCGAGGTTGTTCTCGGCGTTGGCTGCTGCGGAGGCGATCACCTTGGCGACCGGCTCGCTCGCTGCCTGCGGCGCGAACTTCAGAATGTTCAGGGCGTCTTCAACCGAGCGCCCGCGGACCAGGTCCACAACACGACGTGCCTTCATCGGTGTAACGCGCACGTGGCGCGCTACTGCCTTGGCAGTCGGGTTGGCGGTTTCGGTGTTGCTCATCGCCTCTTCGCCTTCCGATCATCCTTGATGTGACCCTTGAACGTACGGGTCGGTGCAAACTCTCCGAGCTTGTGTCCGACCATAGAGTCGGAAACGAACACGGGGACATGCTTACGGCCGTCGTGAACCGCAAACGTGTGGCCGATGAAGTCCGGGATGATGGTCGAACGACGGGACCAGGTCTTGATGACCTGCTTGGTTCCCTTTTCGTTCTGTACATCCACCTTCGCGAGGAGGTGGTCATCGACGAACGGGCCCTTCTTAAGGCTGCGTGGCATCCTTCACTCCCTCCTAGCGCTTGTTCTTGCCGGTACGGCGGCGACGAACAATCATCTTGTCGCTTGCCTTGTTCTTGCGGGTACGGCCTTCCGGCTTACCCCACGGGCTGACCGGGTGGCGACCACCGGAGGTCTTGCCCTCGCCGCCACCATGCGGGTGGTCGACCGGGTTCATCACGACACCACGAACGGTCGGGCGCTTGCCCTTCCAACGCATACGGCCGGCCTTGCCCCAGTTGATGTTCGACTGCTCGGCGTTGCCGACCTCGCCGACGGATGCGCGGCAGCGCACGTCGACGCGACGGATTTCACCGGACGGCATACGCAGCGTTGCGTAGGAGCCTTCCTTACCGAGGAGCTGGATGCTGGCACCTGCGGAACGGGCCATCTTGGCTCCGCCGCCGGGACGCAGTTCCACACCGTGGATGGTGGTACCAGTCGGGATGTTGCGCAGCGGCAGGTTGTTGCCCGGCTTGATGTCGGCGCCTGCACCGGACTCGATCGGTGAACCCTGCACCAGGCCCTTGGGGGCGATGATGTAGCGCTTCTCACCGTCTGCGTAATGCAGGAGTGCGATGTTTGCTGTGCGGTTGGGGTCGTACTCGATGTGAGCGACCTTGGCCGGGATTCCGTCCTTGTCGTTGCGACGGAAATCGATCAGTCGGTAGGCGCGCTTGTGTCCGCCGCCCTTGTGACGGGTGGTGATACGACCGTGTGCGTTACGGCCACCACGGCCGTGCAGCGGGCGAACCAGCGACTTCTCGGGGGTCGACCGAGTGATCTCGGCGAAGTCCGAGACGCTCGAGCCACGACGGCCCGGTGTTGTCGGCTTGTACTTACGGATTGCCATGAGTCTTCTCGTCCTCTATGTCTCGTCAAGTCCCGGCGCTTACGCGACCGGTCCTCCGAAGATCTCGATGGGCTTGCTGTCGGCGGCGAGAGTCACGAGAGCGCGCTTGGTGTTCTTGCGCTTTCCGTAACCGAACTTCGTCCGCTTACGCTTGCCCTGACGGTTGGCGGTGTTGACGCTGGTCACAGTGACACCGAAGACCTTCTCGACGGCAATCTTGATCTGCGTCTTGTTCGAGTCCGGGTGCACCAGGAAGGTGTAGGTGCCTTCCTCGATCAGTCCGTAGGACTTCTCGGAGATGACCGGTGCCAGCAGGATGTCGCGGGGGTCAGCGATGGTCGTCACTTGGCCTCCTCCTTGTTCTCTTCCTGGGCGGTCTCGGCGGGCCCGTGGATGAACGCGTTGAGCGCCTCGACGCTGAACACGACGTCATCCGCATTGAGCACGTCGTAGGTGTTGAGCTGGTCGGGTGCAATGGGATGCACGCCTTCCAGGTTCTGCACGCTCTTCCAAGCGGCTACGTCCTGGCGACCCACGACGAGCAGCAGCTTCTTGCGATCCGAGATCTCGCCGAGGAACGCGATTGCGTTCTTGGTCGAAGGCGTCTGCCCTGCAACCAGTTCGGTGATGACGTGGATGCGCTCGTTGCGTGCGCGGTCAGAGAGGGCTCCGCGGAGAGCGGCTGCCTTCATCTTCTTGGGGGTGCGCTGGCTGTAGTCACGCGGCTGCGGGCCGTGAACGGTTCCACCACCGACGAACTGAGGTGCGCGAGTCGAGCCCTGGCGTGCGCGGCCGGTGCCCTTCTGGCGGTACGGCTTCTTGCCACCGCCGCGGACTTCACCGCGGGTCTTGGTGGAGTGGGTTCCCTGACGAGCAGCGGCGAGCTGCGCGACGACAACCTGATGCAGAAGCGCGATGTTGGCCGGAGCGTCGAAGATCTCAGCGGGGAGATCGACGGTGCCGTTGGTCTTGCCGCCGGCGACCTTGACGTCCAGGGTCAACTTGGTCTCGGTGCTGGTCATGCTCGTGCACCACCCTTCACTGCACTCTTGACGATCACGAGGCCGCCCTTGCGGCCGGGGATCGCACCCTTGATCAGCAGCAGGCCGTTCTCGGCGTCCACCTTGTGGACCGAGAGGTTCTGCGTCGTGATGCGGTCGCTACCCATGCGTCCGGACATGCGCATGCCCTTGAACACGCGGCCGGGAGTTGCACAGCCGCCGATGGAGCCGGGGCGACGGTGAACGGCCTGGGTACCGTGCGATGCACCCTGTCCCTTGAAGCCGTGACGCTTCATGGTTCCGGCGAATCCCTTACCCTTGCTGGTTCCGGTGACGTCGACGAATGCGCCGTCCTCGAAAACCTCAGCGGTGAGTTCCTGGCCGACCTCGTAGTCGGAGGCATCCGCAACGCGGAGCTCGACGACGTGGCGACGCGGGGTCACACCAGCCTTGGAGAACTGGCCGGAGACCGGCTTGTTCACCTTGCGCGGGTCGATTGCGCCGAACGCGAGCTGAACAGCCGTGTAGCCGTCACGCTCTTCGGTACGAATCTGGGTTACGACGTTCGGCCCAGCCTTGACGACGGTGACCGGGACAACCCGGTTGTTCTCGTCGAAGACCTGGGTCATGCCGAGCTTGGTGCCCAGGATTCCCTTGATCTTGGTATCAGTCATTGTTTTTGTCTCCGCCGTCACTGAATGTTCACGTCGACACTGGCCGGAAGGTCGATGCGCATGAGCGCGTCAACCGTCTTCGGCGTCGGGTCGAGAATGTCGATCAGCCGCTTGTGAGTACGCATCTCGAAGTGCTCGCGCGAGTCCTTGTACTTGTGCGGCGAGCGGATGACGCAATATACGTTCTTCTCGGTCGGCAACGGCACAGGTCCAACGACGCGGGCACCCGTACGGGTTACCGTCTCGACGATCTTGCGCGCTGACGCGTCGATCGCCTCGTGGTCGTAGGCCTTGAGCCTGATGCGGATCTTTTGTCCCGCCACGCTTAGTGTCCTTTTCTTGCCGCGTTTCGTAGCCCACCTGGTCAGGCTCGAGCTACCTCGTCTGCACAGTCCTTGCCTGGACGATGACACGACGAACACTTAAGCGATCGGGACGTATCCAGATCCGCTGCCGCTGTTCGTTTGTCATTGTTCTCCGGTACACGCGGTCGGGCGTGTCGCTCTCTCACTCATCCTGCGCCGATGATCTTTCGACCATCTGGCGCGTGATGTGTACCGGACGTGTTCGAAGTCGAACACAAAGTAGGTACTGCTTCCGTCTTGCTTTACATCTCGTCTTACTTGGCCACGATCACCGCCGGGTTACCCCAACTTGATGTTCGTGACGTCTTCACCCTTGACTGCTCTTGGCCGCAAACGACCCAGTCCCAGACAAGGCAACCCGACTAGTATGCCGTAGGCGTGCGAATTACTCAACTCCGGGCGCTCACGTTCTGATCGTGATGTGGGCGACAACGATCTTACTCCCAAGTAAGGTTGGATCATGACTTCGAGCACGAGTACAACGACTCCCACCTATCGCGCCTGGCAGAAGCTCCCGGACAACACTTTCGGGCAGGCCGTCTTCTCGCTGGCCATGTCGGTTCGCGTTCCCTACTTCGCATCCATTCTCCCCCGCGTCACAACATTGGAACCTGGCCTGTGCGAGGTGCGTGCCCCGAAGTGGTGGGGCGTACACAATCATCTCGGCACTTTCCACGCGATTGCGGCATGCAACCTGGCCGAGGTCGCGATGGGGATGTTGTGCGAAGCCACGGTCCCCGGCACCCACCGATGGATTCCGAAATCGATGAACGTGGAGTACCTGGCCAAGGCAGAAACCGGACTCCGCGCCGTGGCTCGACTTTCGTCCGTGCCCGATTTCGACGCCATCTCCACCGGCACCGAATTGGTCGTGCCGATCACGATCGTCGATCGCGCCGGCAAGGAAGTTGTCCGCGCCGAGATCACCACCTGGGTGACGAAGAAGTAACAACGGGGCCTAATGCCTCTGGGTAACAGGATGATTCACGAACCTCGACTTCGTCCACGACAGCCAGAAGCGGCCTTTCACGGCAAAGAACATCCGGGTTTCGAGTCGCAGGATTGGTGGAACACCTTCCCGAACGGCGATGATCGGTCGGGGTACCGGTAGCTGGCGCCTACTGAACGCGTCGGCCGCTGGTGGGCGTCGCCTCCGAGAGCGCAGCAGCAGGAGGCACCGTGGCAGACTTCCAGCACTCGACCGGCACCGGCGCGCACAGGGAGATCGCGCGTACCGAAACTCACGATCGCAGCCCCGGGGACGACCTCGAGAAGTTCAGACGCCAACTCGATGCCATCGACGCCACCCTGCTGGAGACCGTGCGTGAGCGACTCCTGTTGTGCCTGGAAATCGGCGAGTGGAAGCGGTCTAGTCACGTTCCGATGATGCAGCCGTCTCGGGTGCATGTCGTTCAGGAACGGGCGCGTCAATTTGCTCGCCAGCACGACCTGTCACCTGAGTTCTTCAGCTCGCTCTACGAGCTGCTGATCGCTGAAACTTGCCGGCTCGAGGACCTGGTGATCGACGGGTCCGAAGCAAACGTGGAAAATGTGCGGGAATCAGTCGGCCGGAGATCAGGATTAACGAGATGAGTTCCCACACGCTCCTCGTGGACAATTACGACTCGTTCACGTACAACCTTTTTACCCTGTTGACCAAGGTCAACGGCATCGTGCCCACCGTCGTAACCAATGACGCCGAGTGGGATTCCCTCGATCTTGCCGAGTTCGACAATGTGGTGATCTCACCTGGGCCGGGACGCCCTGATCGGGAACGCGATTTCGGGATCAGTCGCAGGTTCATCGAGGAAGGTCCCCTCCCCCTGCTCGGTGTATGCCTCGGGCATCAAGGCTTGTGTCAACTGTTCGGCGCAGATGTCGTCCTGGCACCGGAGCCCATGCACGGCCGTATTTCCCTGGTCGATCACGACGGGTCCGGAGTCTTCGCCGGCCTGCCCTCCCCGTTCCGTGCGGTCCGCTACCACTCACTGACCGTCGAAAATCTTCCCGACGCGTTTGTACGCACCGCCTGGACGTCGGACGGCGTGATCATGGGAGTCCGGCATCGAACGAAGCCGATGTGGGGCGTTCAGTTCCATCCCGAATCGATCAGCACCGAATTCGGGGTGGAACTGCTGACGAACTTCCGCGATCTGTCTGTCGGCCGAACTCTCGAGTCCGTGATGCGCCGCGATCCGACGCCACAGGCGCCGATCTGGCGGCCGGCGTCGTCGTACCAGGTCGACAAGGTTCGACTCGATTTTGCGGTGGATCCATCCGCCGCGTATGCCGCACTGTTTGCGGAAGGACCCAACGCGTATTGGCTCGACCGAGCCGCCACGTCGGAACCGGACGCGAGGTTCTCGATTCTGGGCGATTCGTCCGGCCCGCTGGCAGAGTTCATCACCTACGACGTCGACGCCGGAACTCTCACGGTGACCCGAGAGGGATTGCCAGACGAGCACATCCACGTCCCGTTCTTCGACTATCTCGAGGGGCAACTCGCGACGCGATACATTCCCCCAGATCCGGAGCTGGACTTCAATCTCGGATACGTCGGCTACCTCGGTTATGAGTTGAAGGCGCAAACCGGTGGCCACCGCGCGCACTCGTCCGACGCACCCGACGCGGCAATGGTTTTCGCGGATCGTGCGATCGTCATCGATCACACCGCCGGCCGAACCCATGTCTTGCGACTACGCGAGGCCCCCGTGCGTGAAACACAGCAGGCAGACGATCCCGACGATTGGCTTGCGCATGCCGTCGACGTTCTTGCCGCCGTCGGCGCCGCTGACGAGGAGCGAATCCCGGTTCCACTGATCAGCGAAACTGTATGGGCACAAGCACGTTTGCGTCACGACCGCGCTCGGTACCTGTCGTTGATCGAGGACGCACTCGAACAGATCCACGTCGGCGAATCGTACGAGGTGTGCCTGACCAATATGGCCGCTGTCGACGGGGCAATCGACTCCCTGCGCACGTTCGAGTATCTGCGCGCCATCAACCCCACGCCATACAGCGCGCTGCTCGACTTCACCGGAATTGCCGTCATCTCAGCCTCACCGGAACGGTTCCTACGAGTCGATTCCGACGGCAAGGTCGAGAGCAAACCGATCAAAGGCACTCGTCCGCGTGGCGTCACTCGGGCGCGGGACGCGGCACTGCGGCAAGACCTCCTCGACAGCGAGAAGGACCGCGCGGAAAACCTGATGATCGTCGATCTCACCCGAAACGACCTGGCGAAGGTCTGCGTCCCGGGAAGTGTCCACGTGCCACGGTTGTTCGGGATCGAATCGTATTCGTCCGTTCACCAGATGGTCTCGACAGTGCGCGGAAAACTGCGCGGCGATTCGTCAGCGGTCGACTGCGTTCGAGCGGCGTTCCCCGGCGGGTCGATGACAGGTGCGCCGAAAGTCCGCACGATGGAAATCATCGACCGACTCGAATCAGGTCCTCGCGGAGTGTATTCCGGCTCGATCGGATACTTTGCGCTCGGCGGCGCTGCCGATCTGTCGATCGTTATCCGCTCGCTTGTCTCGACGTCGTCCGGAGTGAGCTTCGGGATCGGCGGCGCTATCACCGCACTGTCGGACGCAGAAGAGGAATTCGACGAGACAACGGTCAAAGCGTCGACGATGCTCCGCGCCCTCGACGTGGCGCCGAGCCACCGGAAAGGCACAGGAAGGTAGCCCACGATGGCGGCGCGGGGTGATGTGATCGTGGTGGGTGGCGCCGGCGCGGTGGGATCCATGTTCGTCGACCTCCTGCGCGACGACGGCAGATCAGTGACGGTTCTGGACCGGACGCGCGGCAGCGATCTCATCGGCGACGTCTCCTGCCCCGACGGACCGATACTCGACGCACTCGCCCAGGCGGAACTGATAGTCCTGGCCGTCGCCGAGCAGACCGCGCTCGCAGCATTGCCGACACTGACGCGTGCCGCCCGCGCCGACACGCTGATCGTCGACACCTTGTCGGTCAAGTCCCGCATAGCCGTCGCCGTCGAGGAATCCGACCGCACGGGTGAATTCCTCGGACTCAACCCGATGTTCCGGCCTTCCCTCGGCCCACGCGGTCGTGCGGTCGTCGCGGTTCCTTACGTCGACGGCCCGCTGGGCCGCGAGTTCCTCGACGAGGTCCGATCATGGGGTGCGTCGACGCCCGTCATGGATCCGGACCGTCACGACCGTCTGGCCGCTGCCACCCAGGCCCTGACTCACGCTGCGGTGTTGGCTTTCGGTCTCGCGTTGGCGGAACTCGACGTGGCACCGGATCTGATGGCCGACGTCGGCCCGCCGCCGCATCGCACTCTCTCGGCGTTGCTTGCCCGAATCGTGGAGGGCGAGCCCGAGGTGTACTGGGATGTTCAATCGGGCAATCCCTATGCCGCGGCTGCCCGCAAAGCGCTGAGTGCTGCGGCAGCTTCGGTGGAGGTGGCCACAGGAAATTTCGACAGCTTTTCGAATCTCGTGGCGTCGGCGGGCGGCGCTCTGGGTAATCGGTCGGAAGACCTGAACGACTTGTGCAGAACGCTCTTCGAGGACATCAGCTCGCGAGAAGCCAAGCACGCCCCGGATTAGGAGGGATCGATGCGCAATCGAGTGGCACCGCCCGCGCTTCCCGGCTTCGACGCCGAGGATCCCGTCGAGAGCGCCATCGTGCGTCGACTTTCCGAGAATTGGCCGCGCCGCGCCGCCGTCAAGCGGCCCGAACCTGACTTGGACGATCTCTTCGACGAGACAAAACTCGACTATCCGGACTCGTTGTTGCCGTTCGCCGCGCACCCCGTGTACGTGGCATTGACACCGGAGCAACAAGGACGACTCCGCGCGTGGGCCTGGATTGCGTTCAACAAGAACGTCATGGATATCGAGCGGTCCGTGGTGAATCCGGGGTTCGAACTTCTGGCGGTGGACGCGTTCGATGTGGGATTCGGCGATTCAGTTGCGGTTGCTGTCAATCAGGCCATGGTCGACGAGCAGTACCACACGCTGATGCATCTCAACGCAAGTTCGTCGACCCGCCGCGGACGTGGATGGTCGCTGCCGACGAAGTCTCTCCCGGACGTTCTGACGGTGCGTGCTCGCGCCCGAGCACTGTCGGAGTGCCCGGACGAGCGTTCACGCGCAGTGGTCGCACTTGCGTACATGACCGTCGCCGAAATTTCGATCAGCTCATACCTCGACGTGATCATCGAAGGCGAAGACATTCAGCCGGTCAATCGTGCGACGGTCCGACTTCACAATCGCGACGAGCTCTGTCACGCGTCCATCGCGGACGCTCTCGCTGTGTCCGTGTTCGAGAATCTCGATTCGGATTCGCGTCGACGGTTCGTCGACGGAGCGGCCGATGCGATGACAGCATTTGCCGGCAACGATTTCGGCGCGTGGCGGGCGATCATGGATGCCGAGGGCATTGTCGGCGGTGACCGGATGATCGACGACGTCGAGCACTCCCCCGACTCCGCCTTACTCGTGCAGGACTTCAGTGGGATCAAGAAGTTGTACGACGCGCTTGGCGTCGACCGACCCGTGCCGTAAGGATCAGCTTCCTGATGCCTCGACGGGCATCTGGCGGGCGGCGGGCCTGAAGAACAATCGCTTCACCGACATTGTGTCGGCGCTCTTGTCGTACATGCGATATGCGGGCCACAGAACAGCGTGAAGTATCGAACTGCGGAAAATCATGAAACGCAGTCGACGGTTCATCGCACCGTGGTGTTTCAGTGTTGCGATCGATGCTTTGTTGTAAGAAAGAAATTCGATCGGACCGGTTTCTCCGCGGCGTCCGGACACTTCTGCGCGCATCGCAAGGTTCTGAACGATCTTCATTCCGTGTCCGAGAAGGCAGTACGACAGATCGACGTCTTCGTGGAAATCCTTACGATCACTGACGGAACCCTGCACGGCCAGCCACGCCGATTTCCGGATCGCCATATTCGACCCTGTCAGGGAGGGTGCGTCTTTCAATCCGCCGAGATTTCCGAGACTGTCCTGCTTTGCGACGGCTTTGCGCTGGGCGGTTGCAAACGGCGATTCGTAAAACAACGAGAACCCGGTGACAGCGTCGAATTCCGTATCCGTGAAAAGTTCATGTATCTCGCGAGCCCAGCCGGGCAATACCCGCGTATCGGCGTCTACTCTGCCGATCAATTCTCCTTGTGCCGCATTGAAACCGAGATCCCTGGCAAATACAACACCTTGCCGAGTTTCCACTAGATAGCGAATCTTCGACGACCGTCGTTCGAATTCTTTGATTATCTCCACTGTTCCATCGGTCGAGTTATTGTCTACGACCACTATCTCGAAGATATCGTCACCTTGCCGCAACAAGGATTCCAGGCAATCCGAAAGATATTCGTTTTCGTTGTAAACAGGAACAACAACCGACAGCTGGACACCCATGGACGGCACGCTATCACCAAGCGTGAGTTTCAATCGATGCAGTTAGGCATCGGACACGGAGTACAGAGTGTGCGATGCCACACAAGTTGGCCTCGGCCCAACTGCAGGCTTGCTCGCCCAGTCAGGCAAAAGCGCCGAATCACCCCGTCTGAGGCCAAAGTCGCATGTGTCACCTCCGGTAACATGCTCAGTGCGTTCGGAGATAGACAACCAAGGTTCCCGCAATCCGTGTGGGTTATCCGCGGCTGCGCCCTCCGGCCTCACTACTAGCCGGATCGGCACAACCAGGCCACCTAAGGTAGCCCCACCTTGTTCACGTAGACAGCGGAGAATTGATGCCCTTTCCCACGGACGCGGCCGTAGTCGTGGAGGACGTTCACAAGTCCTTCAAAGATGTCCACGCCCTGCGTGGTATCAACTTCCAGGCCCCCAAAGGATCGGTCCTCGGCATTCTCGGACCCAACGGTGCAGGCAAGACCACCACGGTCAAGGTGCTCTCGACGCTCATTCGTCCCGACAGTGGACGCGCGATGATCGCCGGATACGACGCGGTGCGCAATGCTCCGGAAGTTCGCCGTTCGATCATGATGACGGGGCAGTTCGCAGCACTCGACAATGCACTGACCGGTCGCGAGAACATCG
The nucleotide sequence above comes from Rhodococcus sp. KBS0724. Encoded proteins:
- the rpsC gene encoding 30S ribosomal protein S3; the protein is MGQKINPHGFRLGITTDWKSRWYADKQYAEYVKEDVAIRKLLATGMERAGIAKVEIERTRDRVRVDIHTARPGIVIGRRGAEADRIRSELEKLTGKQVQLNILEVKNAEAEAQLVAQGVAEQLSNRVAFRRAMRKAIQSAMRQPNVKGIRVQCSGRLGGAEMSRSEFYREGRVPLHTLRADIDYGLYEAKTTFGRIGVKVWIYKGDIVGGKRELAASTAAPAGDRPRRERPSRPRRSGATGTTATSTEAGRAATATADAPATDQNQEG
- the rplV gene encoding 50S ribosomal protein L22; its protein translation is MSNTETANPTAKAVARHVRVTPMKARRVVDLVRGRSVEDALNILKFAPQAASEPVAKVIASAAANAENNLDLDPSTLVVATAFVDEGATLKRFQPRAQGRAFRIRKRTSHITVIVESLPKSGTSTRNRRKGSAQ
- the rpsS gene encoding 30S ribosomal protein S19 — encoded protein: MPRSLKKGPFVDDHLLAKVDVQNEKGTKQVIKTWSRRSTIIPDFIGHTFAVHDGRKHVPVFVSDSMVGHKLGEFAPTRTFKGHIKDDRKAKRR
- the rplB gene encoding 50S ribosomal protein L2 — its product is MAIRKYKPTTPGRRGSSVSDFAEITRSTPEKSLVRPLHGRGGRNAHGRITTRHKGGGHKRAYRLIDFRRNDKDGIPAKVAHIEYDPNRTANIALLHYADGEKRYIIAPKGLVQGSPIESGAGADIKPGNNLPLRNIPTGTTIHGVELRPGGGAKMARSAGASIQLLGKEGSYATLRMPSGEIRRVDVRCRASVGEVGNAEQSNINWGKAGRMRWKGKRPTVRGVVMNPVDHPHGGGEGKTSGGRHPVSPWGKPEGRTRKNKASDKMIVRRRRTGKNKR
- the rplW gene encoding 50S ribosomal protein L23, which encodes MTTIADPRDILLAPVISEKSYGLIEEGTYTFLVHPDSNKTQIKIAVEKVFGVTVTSVNTANRQGKRKRTKFGYGKRKNTKRALVTLAADSKPIEIFGGPVA
- the rplD gene encoding 50S ribosomal protein L4, producing MTSTETKLTLDVKVAGGKTNGTVDLPAEIFDAPANIALLHQVVVAQLAAARQGTHSTKTRGEVRGGGKKPYRQKGTGRARQGSTRAPQFVGGGTVHGPQPRDYSQRTPKKMKAAALRGALSDRARNERIHVITELVAGQTPSTKNAIAFLGEISDRKKLLLVVGRQDVAAWKSVQNLEGVHPIAPDQLNTYDVLNADDVVFSVEALNAFIHGPAETAQEENKEEAK
- the rplC gene encoding 50S ribosomal protein L3; the protein is MTDTKIKGILGTKLGMTQVFDENNRVVPVTVVKAGPNVVTQIRTEERDGYTAVQLAFGAIDPRKVNKPVSGQFSKAGVTPRRHVVELRVADASDYEVGQELTAEVFEDGAFVDVTGTSKGKGFAGTMKRHGFKGQGASHGTQAVHRRPGSIGGCATPGRVFKGMRMSGRMGSDRITTQNLSVHKVDAENGLLLIKGAIPGRKGGLVIVKSAVKGGARA
- the rpsJ gene encoding 30S ribosomal protein S10, translated to MAGQKIRIRLKAYDHEAIDASARKIVETVTRTGARVVGPVPLPTEKNVYCVIRSPHKYKDSREHFEMRTHKRLIDILDPTPKTVDALMRIDLPASVDVNIQ
- a CDS encoding hotdog fold domain-containing protein — protein: MTSSTSTTTPTYRAWQKLPDNTFGQAVFSLAMSVRVPYFASILPRVTTLEPGLCEVRAPKWWGVHNHLGTFHAIAACNLAEVAMGMLCEATVPGTHRWIPKSMNVEYLAKAETGLRAVARLSSVPDFDAISTGTELVVPITIVDRAGKEVVRAEITTWVTKK
- a CDS encoding chorismate mutase family protein, producing the protein MADFQHSTGTGAHREIARTETHDRSPGDDLEKFRRQLDAIDATLLETVRERLLLCLEIGEWKRSSHVPMMQPSRVHVVQERARQFARQHDLSPEFFSSLYELLIAETCRLEDLVIDGSEANVENVRESVGRRSGLTR
- the pabB gene encoding aminodeoxychorismate synthase component I translates to MSSHTLLVDNYDSFTYNLFTLLTKVNGIVPTVVTNDAEWDSLDLAEFDNVVISPGPGRPDRERDFGISRRFIEEGPLPLLGVCLGHQGLCQLFGADVVLAPEPMHGRISLVDHDGSGVFAGLPSPFRAVRYHSLTVENLPDAFVRTAWTSDGVIMGVRHRTKPMWGVQFHPESISTEFGVELLTNFRDLSVGRTLESVMRRDPTPQAPIWRPASSYQVDKVRLDFAVDPSAAYAALFAEGPNAYWLDRAATSEPDARFSILGDSSGPLAEFITYDVDAGTLTVTREGLPDEHIHVPFFDYLEGQLATRYIPPDPELDFNLGYVGYLGYELKAQTGGHRAHSSDAPDAAMVFADRAIVIDHTAGRTHVLRLREAPVRETQQADDPDDWLAHAVDVLAAVGAADEERIPVPLISETVWAQARLRHDRARYLSLIEDALEQIHVGESYEVCLTNMAAVDGAIDSLRTFEYLRAINPTPYSALLDFTGIAVISASPERFLRVDSDGKVESKPIKGTRPRGVTRARDAALRQDLLDSEKDRAENLMIVDLTRNDLAKVCVPGSVHVPRLFGIESYSSVHQMVSTVRGKLRGDSSAVDCVRAAFPGGSMTGAPKVRTMEIIDRLESGPRGVYSGSIGYFALGGAADLSIVIRSLVSTSSGVSFGIGGAITALSDAEEEFDETTVKASTMLRALDVAPSHRKGTGR
- a CDS encoding prephenate dehydrogenase dimerization domain-containing protein translates to MAARGDVIVVGGAGAVGSMFVDLLRDDGRSVTVLDRTRGSDLIGDVSCPDGPILDALAQAELIVLAVAEQTALAALPTLTRAARADTLIVDTLSVKSRIAVAVEESDRTGEFLGLNPMFRPSLGPRGRAVVAVPYVDGPLGREFLDEVRSWGASTPVMDPDRHDRLAAATQALTHAAVLAFGLALAELDVAPDLMADVGPPPHRTLSALLARIVEGEPEVYWDVQSGNPYAAAARKALSAAAASVEVATGNFDSFSNLVASAGGALGNRSEDLNDLCRTLFEDISSREAKHAPD
- a CDS encoding diiron oxygenase, with protein sequence MRNRVAPPALPGFDAEDPVESAIVRRLSENWPRRAAVKRPEPDLDDLFDETKLDYPDSLLPFAAHPVYVALTPEQQGRLRAWAWIAFNKNVMDIERSVVNPGFELLAVDAFDVGFGDSVAVAVNQAMVDEQYHTLMHLNASSSTRRGRGWSLPTKSLPDVLTVRARARALSECPDERSRAVVALAYMTVAEISISSYLDVIIEGEDIQPVNRATVRLHNRDELCHASIADALAVSVFENLDSDSRRRFVDGAADAMTAFAGNDFGAWRAIMDAEGIVGGDRMIDDVEHSPDSALLVQDFSGIKKLYDALGVDRPVP
- a CDS encoding glycosyltransferase family 2 protein, which encodes MGVQLSVVVPVYNENEYLSDCLESLLRQGDDIFEIVVVDNNSTDGTVEIIKEFERRSSKIRYLVETRQGVVFARDLGFNAAQGELIGRVDADTRVLPGWAREIHELFTDTEFDAVTGFSLFYESPFATAQRKAVAKQDSLGNLGGLKDAPSLTGSNMAIRKSAWLAVQGSVSDRKDFHEDVDLSYCLLGHGMKIVQNLAMRAEVSGRRGETGPIEFLSYNKASIATLKHHGAMNRRLRFMIFRSSILHAVLWPAYRMYDKSADTMSVKRLFFRPAARQMPVEASGS